In a genomic window of Nocardia fluminea:
- a CDS encoding cutinase family protein, producing the protein MRHHHSRTVRVALCAAVTVTTVTAGVAAAEPTPDRTGSQCPRWTALLAPGTYETTPTTGQVTNGILTQLGDSLTARYGSDIEVRALAPSPGAGSVSGADLTAAVKGLCSDTRVVLAGYGQGAEVAGDLATALGNRGGPIPASRVLAVALVSDPRRDPATAQLGTPVSGQGVTGPRAQDFGELTDRVRTLCLNGDSYCSTTAESSPVLAAVSRALTTTATTTTTTPAPTSTTAPTTTTKAPATTTSTPTISLGSASTGQISVSQVLAQVVTVLNGLASFTANVPAIVADLAQLPGLVTAGDVRGVHRVSGDLNNQFAPLIELADGLDLRLVARALALAAPLDTTGVATIASEIVGLLAGLDISRIATDIGRAQEIAWTAVEFLADADPVAAVLTLTGLAPVAANLVSATAAAFTGQQLPTLTNTYTTSTAGTGTAGSTTGTGTAVPAAQDGHTATFDANAYNAAAPTLTDWIEQAVDRSK; encoded by the coding sequence CGCGCTGTGCGCGGCCGTCACCGTGACCACCGTGACGGCCGGTGTCGCCGCCGCAGAACCCACACCCGACCGCACCGGTTCCCAGTGCCCGCGCTGGACCGCGCTGCTGGCACCGGGCACCTACGAGACAACCCCCACCACCGGACAAGTCACGAACGGGATCCTCACCCAACTCGGGGACTCACTGACCGCCCGCTACGGCAGCGACATCGAGGTCCGCGCACTCGCCCCCTCGCCTGGTGCGGGGTCGGTGAGCGGAGCCGACCTCACCGCGGCGGTGAAGGGGCTGTGCTCGGACACGCGAGTCGTTTTGGCCGGCTACGGCCAGGGCGCCGAGGTCGCCGGCGACCTGGCCACCGCCCTCGGTAACCGAGGCGGTCCGATACCGGCCTCGCGAGTCCTGGCTGTCGCTCTCGTCTCCGACCCGCGCCGCGACCCGGCCACCGCTCAGCTCGGTACCCCAGTCTCCGGGCAGGGCGTTACCGGGCCACGCGCGCAGGACTTCGGCGAGCTGACCGATCGGGTCCGCACCCTGTGCCTCAACGGTGACAGCTACTGCTCGACCACCGCCGAGTCCTCGCCCGTCCTCGCCGCGGTAAGCCGCGCCCTCACCACCACCGCCACCACGACAACCACCACCCCGGCACCGACCAGCACCACCGCGCCCACCACCACGACGAAAGCCCCCGCCACCACGACGAGCACACCGACCATCAGCCTCGGGTCGGCCTCGACCGGGCAGATCAGCGTGTCCCAGGTCCTCGCCCAGGTCGTCACCGTGCTGAACGGGCTCGCCAGCTTCACCGCGAACGTGCCCGCGATCGTGGCCGACCTCGCCCAGCTGCCCGGACTGGTCACCGCTGGAGACGTGCGCGGCGTGCACCGCGTCTCCGGCGACCTGAACAACCAGTTCGCCCCGCTGATCGAGCTGGCCGATGGACTCGACCTGCGGCTGGTCGCGCGGGCTTTGGCTTTGGCCGCGCCGCTCGATACCACGGGAGTCGCCACGATCGCCTCCGAGATCGTCGGACTTCTCGCCGGGCTCGACATCTCCCGCATCGCCACAGATATCGGCCGCGCACAGGAGATCGCTTGGACCGCTGTGGAATTCCTTGCCGATGCCGACCCGGTGGCGGCGGTGCTGACGCTGACCGGGCTGGCACCGGTCGCCGCCAATCTCGTCTCGGCGACCGCCGCAGCGTTCACCGGCCAGCAGCTCCCAACCTTGACCAACACCTACACCACCAGCACGGCCGGAACGGGCACAGCGGGCAGCACCACCGGCACGGGCACCGCCGTTCCGGCCGCCCAGGACGGCCACACGGCCACGTTCGACGCCAACGCCTACAACGCCGCTGCCCCCACGCTGACCGACTGGATCGAACAGGCCGTCGACCGCAGCAAGTGA